One Halarcobacter ebronensis genomic window carries:
- a CDS encoding DEAD/DEAH box helicase, which produces MNEKIYERLNELYSQKDKIEAEIKELEDKLEESKSRFKRELTKEEKIDLFKNTFINTQSIFAKKWISKDGLKQSFYPVSQSFKGNNFLPITNKDLELHLRGQVQLASYLIDDENRVRFVVLELLQSDIPKILNSFTLLKENFLFEYSSYNSVFAWLFFERSISAKEARKFAEYILRKTNISAKIYPNKEFSSKASLEEPIELPLHLKFRDENRTVFFDAFTNSIYDDQWEVLQKIKRLPLKTVEKYIDFESVSSINPILEDIETPSFRLEIKLYDFLYIPTKNLSKTFINRLKAFASFDNPQIKVLLKLRKPLYNTPKVIKNFEEDEKYLKLPRGLIYQIKEFFREYSVDYLIENRTYLEKIETKKVEFTLRPEQQEAIEKISKNDFCICVAPPGFGKTLLGAKMFELRECSTLIVVNKNMLLDQWRQRFVDYFGYKKSEIGYLGKSKNSLNGKIDVATMQSLKNSPDIINEYSFVIVDECHHIPAVTFEQIVKNFFGRYILGLSATPNRKDGLQPILFQQLGEIAYEYKSKRDGTNHLKVIKTEFRSSSETYAELINDLSRDEKRNGLILEQIILNSKRKILLLTDRIEHINILEEMLNAKNIDYVSIHGSLSKKEQEEKIKLVEEKSLILATTSYFGEGIDFPHLNTIIFATPISYYGRLVQYLGRIGRGNQECLAIDFLDNKNAMLNSAYKKRLEGYKQMHYI; this is translated from the coding sequence ATGAACGAAAAAATTTATGAGCGTTTAAACGAGCTTTATTCTCAAAAGGATAAAATTGAAGCTGAAATAAAAGAGCTTGAGGATAAGTTAGAAGAGTCTAAAAGTAGATTTAAAAGAGAGCTTACTAAAGAAGAGAAGATTGATCTTTTTAAAAATACATTTATAAATACCCAAAGCATCTTTGCGAAAAAATGGATAAGCAAAGATGGCTTAAAACAGAGTTTTTACCCAGTTAGCCAAAGCTTTAAGGGTAATAACTTTCTTCCTATTACTAACAAAGATTTAGAACTACATTTAAGGGGTCAAGTTCAACTTGCCTCATACTTAATTGATGATGAAAATAGAGTTAGATTTGTTGTTTTAGAACTGTTGCAAAGTGATATTCCAAAGATTTTAAACTCTTTTACTCTTTTAAAAGAGAACTTTTTATTTGAATATAGTTCTTATAATTCTGTTTTTGCATGGCTCTTTTTTGAAAGGAGCATTAGTGCAAAAGAGGCAAGAAAATTTGCAGAGTATATTTTAAGAAAAACAAATATTAGTGCAAAAATATATCCAAACAAAGAGTTCTCATCAAAAGCCTCTTTAGAAGAGCCAATTGAATTACCTCTACATCTAAAATTTAGAGATGAGAATAGAACAGTATTTTTTGATGCTTTTACAAATTCTATTTATGATGACCAGTGGGAAGTTTTGCAAAAAATAAAAAGATTGCCTTTGAAAACTGTAGAAAAATATATAGATTTTGAGAGTGTAAGTTCAATAAATCCTATTTTAGAAGATATAGAGACACCAAGTTTTAGATTGGAGATAAAACTTTATGATTTTTTATATATACCAACAAAAAATCTCTCAAAAACTTTTATTAATAGGCTTAAAGCTTTTGCCTCTTTTGATAACCCACAAATAAAAGTTTTATTGAAATTAAGAAAACCTTTGTATAACACTCCAAAGGTTATAAAAAATTTTGAAGAGGACGAAAAGTATCTAAAACTTCCACGGGGTTTAATTTATCAAATAAAAGAGTTTTTTAGAGAGTATAGTGTAGATTATCTGATAGAAAATAGAACATATTTAGAAAAAATTGAGACAAAAAAAGTTGAGTTTACATTAAGACCTGAGCAACAAGAAGCAATAGAAAAAATATCTAAAAATGATTTTTGTATTTGTGTAGCACCTCCTGGTTTTGGGAAAACTTTGCTTGGAGCAAAAATGTTTGAATTAAGAGAGTGTTCAACCTTGATAGTTGTAAATAAAAATATGTTACTTGATCAATGGAGACAGAGATTTGTTGACTATTTTGGCTATAAAAAGAGTGAAATAGGATATTTGGGTAAAAGTAAAAATAGTCTAAATGGTAAAATAGATGTGGCAACAATGCAGAGTTTAAAAAATTCCCCTGATATTATCAATGAGTACTCTTTTGTAATAGTTGATGAGTGTCATCACATTCCAGCAGTTACCTTTGAACAAATTGTTAAAAACTTTTTTGGAAGATATATTTTAGGACTTAGCGCAACTCCAAATAGAAAAGATGGTCTTCAACCAATACTTTTTCAACAGCTTGGTGAAATTGCCTATGAATATAAAAGTAAAAGGGATGGAACAAATCATCTAAAGGTTATAAAAACAGAGTTTAGAAGTAGTAGTGAAACCTATGCAGAACTTATAAATGATTTATCAAGAGATGAAAAAAGAAACGGTTTGATTCTTGAACAAATTATTTTAAATAGTAAAAGGAAAATTTTACTTTTAACTGATAGAATAGAACATATTAATATTTTAGAAGAGATGTTAAATGCCAAAAATATTGATTATGTGTCTATCCATGGGAGTTTAAGTAAAAAAGAGCAAGAAGAGAAAATCAAACTTGTTGAAGAGAAGAGTTTGATTTTGGCAACTACTTCATATTTTGGTGAAGGGATAGATTTTCCCCATCTAAATACAATAATTTTTGCAACACCAATCTCATATTATGGTAGACTAGTTCAATATCTAGGAAGAATAGGTAGAGGAAATCAAGAGTGTTTAGCAATAGATTTCCTTGATAATAAAAACGCAATGCTTAATTCAGCTTATAAAAAAAGACTTGAAGGGTATAAGCAGATGCACTACATTTAG
- the leuS gene encoding leucine--tRNA ligase yields MEYNPKEIEAKWQNYWNENGSFEPLNDLKKEKKYILSMFPYPSGRIHMGHVRNYCLGDAFARYFRKADFNVLHPIGWDSFGMPAENAAIKHKLHPKKWTYENIDYMRDELKALGLSFSTKREFATSDELYTRWEQEFIIKMYEAGLLYRKSTIVNWCEPCHTVLANEQVEEGCCWRCDTPVEQKEMPGYYIAITKYAQELLDDLKTLEGQWPSQVLTMQENWIGRSEGLEFSFELSKESRYKLDKQFASYKVFTTRPDTIYGVSYSALAPEHPIVKYIVENKLLPDSKIEAIKAMQKVSERDRATMPKEGISLEIDVIHPLTAKKIPVWVANFVLSSYGGGAVMAVPAHDQRDFEFAREYNLPIKQVIVGPDGIIEKMSEAYTGEGELIDSESFTGHKNTKAKKSIMYHFEQNSLGTKQINFKLRDWGVSRQRYWGAPIPFVHCDSCGLVPEKTENLPIALPEDVEITGEGNPLDNHPTWKKCKCPKCGKDAIRETDTLDTFVQSSWYFLRYATNPQKWTKEGISKPDSDYWMDVDQYIGGIEHAILHLLYARFFTKVLNDLGYTNSREPFKKLLTQGMVLKDGAKMSKSKGNVVDPDLIVEKYGADTARMFILFAAPPTKELEWNDSAVDGAFRFIKRFTDRSSNVTENAVKNFKEIEHKTLNKEEKEARRKVYEALQKSNDVFNKTYAFNTLIAASMEAMNALQVQNNELVWAEGYYILTNILEPIIPHLCWELSDKLFNKENFNNKIEIKDEVFEQDSIILAVTINGKKRCEIEVSPNASKDEILSIAKEHSAKWLEGNEIIKEIVVPNKLVNLVIKG; encoded by the coding sequence ATGGAGTATAATCCAAAGGAAATTGAGGCTAAGTGGCAAAATTATTGGAATGAAAATGGAAGTTTTGAACCACTAAATGATTTAAAAAAAGAGAAAAAATATATTTTGAGTATGTTCCCTTACCCAAGTGGTAGAATTCATATGGGACACGTTAGAAACTATTGTTTAGGTGATGCTTTTGCAAGATATTTTAGAAAAGCAGACTTTAATGTACTTCACCCGATTGGTTGGGACAGTTTTGGTATGCCAGCAGAAAATGCAGCAATAAAACACAAACTACATCCAAAAAAATGGACTTATGAAAATATTGATTATATGAGAGATGAGTTAAAAGCTCTTGGACTATCTTTTTCAACAAAAAGAGAGTTTGCTACTTCAGATGAGTTGTATACAAGATGGGAACAAGAGTTTATTATCAAAATGTATGAAGCTGGTCTTTTATATAGAAAATCTACAATAGTTAACTGGTGTGAACCTTGCCACACTGTTTTAGCAAATGAACAAGTGGAAGAGGGTTGTTGTTGGAGATGTGATACTCCTGTTGAACAAAAAGAGATGCCAGGTTATTACATTGCAATTACTAAATATGCTCAAGAACTGCTTGATGATTTAAAAACTTTAGAGGGACAATGGCCATCACAAGTTTTAACAATGCAAGAGAACTGGATTGGAAGAAGTGAAGGTTTAGAGTTTAGTTTTGAATTATCAAAAGAGTCTAGATATAAACTTGATAAACAGTTTGCTTCTTATAAAGTATTTACAACAAGACCAGATACAATTTATGGAGTTTCATACTCAGCACTTGCTCCTGAACACCCAATTGTAAAATATATAGTTGAAAATAAACTACTTCCTGATTCAAAAATTGAAGCTATTAAAGCTATGCAAAAAGTAAGTGAAAGGGATAGAGCAACTATGCCAAAAGAGGGTATCTCTTTAGAAATAGATGTAATTCATCCTTTAACAGCAAAAAAAATACCTGTGTGGGTTGCAAACTTTGTATTAAGTTCGTATGGTGGGGGAGCTGTTATGGCTGTTCCAGCACATGACCAAAGAGATTTTGAGTTTGCAAGAGAGTATAACCTTCCAATCAAACAAGTAATTGTTGGACCTGATGGGATAATTGAAAAAATGAGTGAAGCTTACACAGGTGAGGGCGAACTTATAGATTCAGAGAGTTTCACAGGGCATAAAAATACAAAAGCAAAAAAATCTATTATGTACCATTTTGAACAAAATTCACTTGGAACAAAACAGATTAACTTTAAACTAAGAGATTGGGGAGTTTCAAGACAAAGATATTGGGGAGCTCCAATCCCTTTTGTTCATTGTGACTCTTGTGGTTTAGTTCCCGAAAAAACAGAAAATCTTCCTATAGCTCTTCCAGAAGATGTTGAGATTACAGGGGAAGGAAACCCTTTAGATAATCATCCAACATGGAAAAAGTGTAAATGTCCAAAATGTGGGAAAGATGCAATAAGAGAGACTGATACATTAGATACTTTTGTTCAATCATCTTGGTACTTCTTAAGATATGCAACAAATCCGCAAAAATGGACTAAAGAGGGGATTTCAAAACCAGATAGTGATTATTGGATGGATGTTGACCAATATATTGGTGGAATTGAACATGCAATTTTACACCTACTTTATGCAAGATTTTTCACTAAAGTATTAAATGATTTAGGATATACAAACTCAAGGGAACCATTTAAAAAACTATTAACTCAAGGAATGGTTTTAAAAGATGGGGCAAAAATGTCTAAATCTAAAGGGAATGTTGTAGATCCAGATTTAATTGTTGAAAAATATGGAGCAGATACAGCTAGAATGTTTATCCTTTTTGCAGCACCACCAACAAAAGAGTTAGAGTGGAACGATAGTGCAGTTGATGGAGCTTTTAGATTTATAAAAAGATTTACTGACAGAAGTTCAAATGTTACAGAAAATGCAGTTAAAAACTTTAAAGAGATAGAGCATAAAACACTTAATAAAGAGGAAAAAGAGGCTAGAAGAAAAGTATATGAAGCTTTACAAAAATCAAATGATGTATTTAATAAAACATATGCTTTTAATACTCTAATTGCTGCATCAATGGAAGCAATGAATGCTCTTCAAGTACAAAACAATGAACTTGTTTGGGCAGAAGGTTACTATATTTTAACAAATATCTTAGAGCCAATTATTCCACATTTATGTTGGGAGCTTTCGGATAAACTATTTAATAAAGAGAACTTTAATAATAAGATAGAGATAAAAGATGAAGTTTTTGAACAAGATTCTATTATCCTTGCAGTTACAATAAATGGTAAAAAAAGATGTGAAATTGAAGTTAGTCCAAATGCTTCAAAAGATGAAATTTTATCAATTGCCAAAGAACATTCAGCTAAATGGTTGGAAGGTAATGAGATAATAAAAGAGATTGTTGTTCCAAACAAACTTGTAAACTTGGTTATAAAGGGATAA
- a CDS encoding cation:proton antiporter: MLGIIVWTLLIAIIVNIILKKVHLPTIIGYIVTGTIIAYVFDLHNAVNNHDLKEIAEFGVVFLMFTIGLEFSIEHLKRMRKEVFITGSLQIIVTTTFVVLICMYILGFDLKTSLVIGAALSLSSTAIVLKTYNETNEIKKRHGQRVLGILIMQDIAVIPILLMLSFFTTTGKDVVGLIFNTTVAAFVLIALLYIVGKYLLEPFFEHVTKAESDELFVASVLLIAIGASFLANHFGFTYSLGAFVAGMMISETKFKHQVEADLTPFRNLLLGVFFITVGMQINFSVIANNILIILVLLPVLLSLKYIIIYAIVRIDDTKRVAFKTALSLVQIGEFSLAILELARSSSLINPTYSQILIVTIVISMILTPIVLKNMSNLAGKLIPEDTLAISNTYNIDKDTKGHIVVIGYGHLGQEIASNLRVDGHEYVIVEHNLKYFEMGYLDDEPIIFGNAAHKHILESVNIKQACAVIVAIDNPEKVHLICEVINDLTLNTKTIVKVTRFSEKEELKNLHLEHIIVEDDIVARALVNETKECKIDFIEDNIIKRD; this comes from the coding sequence ATGTTAGGTATTATAGTATGGACACTTTTAATTGCAATTATTGTAAACATAATATTAAAAAAAGTTCATTTGCCAACTATTATTGGTTATATAGTAACAGGAACTATAATAGCCTATGTTTTTGATTTACATAATGCAGTTAATAATCATGATCTAAAAGAGATTGCAGAGTTTGGTGTAGTCTTTTTAATGTTTACAATTGGTTTAGAGTTTTCTATTGAACATCTAAAGAGAATGAGAAAAGAGGTATTTATAACAGGAAGTTTGCAAATTATTGTAACAACTACCTTTGTGGTACTTATTTGTATGTATATTTTAGGATTTGATTTAAAAACCTCTTTAGTAATTGGTGCAGCTTTATCTCTATCTTCAACGGCAATTGTTTTAAAAACTTATAATGAGACAAATGAGATAAAAAAACGTCATGGTCAGCGAGTTCTTGGAATTCTTATTATGCAGGATATTGCAGTAATTCCAATTTTACTTATGCTTAGTTTTTTTACCACAACAGGAAAAGATGTTGTAGGGCTTATTTTTAATACAACAGTTGCAGCCTTTGTTTTAATAGCTTTATTATATATAGTTGGGAAATATCTTTTAGAGCCTTTTTTTGAACATGTTACAAAGGCTGAATCAGATGAGCTTTTTGTTGCTTCTGTTCTACTAATTGCAATTGGTGCCTCTTTTTTAGCAAACCATTTTGGCTTTACCTATTCTCTTGGAGCATTTGTTGCAGGTATGATGATTAGTGAAACAAAATTTAAACATCAAGTAGAAGCTGACTTAACCCCTTTTAGAAATCTTCTTTTAGGGGTTTTCTTTATAACTGTAGGGATGCAGATAAACTTCTCTGTAATTGCTAACAATATTTTGATTATTCTTGTTTTACTTCCAGTTTTACTCTCTTTAAAATATATAATTATATATGCCATTGTTAGAATAGATGATACAAAAAGAGTTGCTTTTAAAACAGCACTTTCACTTGTTCAAATAGGAGAGTTCTCTTTAGCAATTTTAGAACTTGCACGAAGTTCAAGTTTGATAAATCCAACCTATTCTCAAATACTTATTGTAACAATAGTGATCTCTATGATATTAACCCCAATAGTTTTAAAAAATATGTCAAATTTGGCAGGGAAGTTGATACCAGAAGATACTCTTGCCATATCAAATACTTACAATATAGATAAAGATACAAAAGGTCATATTGTTGTTATTGGATATGGACATTTAGGACAAGAGATAGCAAGTAATTTAAGAGTTGATGGACATGAGTATGTAATAGTAGAACACAACCTAAAATATTTTGAGATGGGATATTTGGATGATGAACCAATTATTTTTGGAAATGCAGCTCATAAACATATTTTAGAATCGGTTAATATTAAACAAGCTTGTGCAGTTATTGTTGCCATTGATAATCCTGAAAAAGTTCATCTAATATGTGAAGTTATTAATGATTTGACACTAAATACAAAAACTATTGTAAAAGTTACAAGATTTTCAGAGAAAGAGGAGCTTAAGAATTTACATTTGGAGCATATTATTGTTGAAGATGATATTGTAGCAAGAGCTTTGGTTAATGAAACAAAAGAGTGCAAAATAGACTTTATTGAAGATAATATTATAAAAAGAGATTAG
- the secF gene encoding protein translocase subunit SecF, whose protein sequence is MEIFNNEKVYDFMGKRIPFLGLSAILLIASIFFLTTKGLNFGIDFAGGTIVQVKYDQKAPIDKIRDVLNDTEYKGSSITEFGSPQEVVIRITGSSSNLKNDIGDQMHKILDSTGNFEVRRVDMVGPKVGGELREKGIMALGLSLFVILIYVSFRFEWRFAVASILALAHDITIAMGAISLFSVEVNLDILAAILTLLGYSLNDTIIVFDRVREGIQSSKETELSSVVNESVSRTLSRTTLTSLTTFFVVVTLFAFGGEIIHGFAFTLVVGIIVGTYSSIFIAASFLVQLKFSVTNFRAKEADKLKRQKEKEKMRAMYEKGTV, encoded by the coding sequence ATGGAAATTTTTAACAACGAAAAAGTATATGATTTTATGGGAAAAAGAATCCCATTTCTTGGTTTGTCAGCTATTTTACTTATTGCTTCAATCTTTTTTCTTACAACAAAAGGATTAAATTTTGGTATTGACTTTGCAGGTGGTACTATTGTACAAGTTAAGTATGACCAAAAAGCTCCAATTGATAAAATTAGAGATGTTTTAAACGATACTGAATACAAAGGTTCATCAATAACTGAGTTTGGTTCACCTCAAGAAGTAGTAATAAGAATAACAGGTTCTTCATCAAATCTTAAAAATGATATTGGTGACCAAATGCACAAAATTTTGGATTCAACAGGAAACTTTGAAGTAAGAAGAGTTGATATGGTTGGACCAAAAGTTGGTGGAGAACTTAGAGAAAAAGGGATTATGGCTCTAGGTCTTTCACTTTTTGTAATTTTGATTTATGTATCTTTTAGATTTGAGTGGAGATTTGCAGTTGCTTCTATTTTAGCTTTAGCCCACGATATTACAATAGCAATGGGAGCTATCTCTCTTTTTAGTGTGGAAGTAAACTTAGATATTCTAGCAGCAATTCTAACTCTTCTTGGATACTCACTAAACGATACAATTATTGTATTTGACAGGGTTAGAGAGGGAATTCAAAGTTCAAAAGAGACTGAACTTAGTAGTGTAGTAAATGAATCAGTAAGTAGAACACTATCTAGAACAACACTTACTTCATTAACAACTTTCTTTGTGGTTGTAACACTATTTGCTTTTGGTGGAGAAATTATCCATGGTTTTGCCTTTACACTTGTTGTAGGTATTATTGTAGGTACTTACTCATCTATCTTTATCGCTGCATCATTTTTGGTACAGTTAAAATTCTCTGTTACAAACTTTAGAGCTAAAGAGGCTGATAAGTTAAAAAGACAAAAAGAGAAAGAGAAAATGAGAGCTATGTATGAGAAGGGAACAGTTTAA
- a CDS encoding bactofilin family protein: MGIFGKANKRTVQNGATVIAQGTCIIGGITTEGSIHIDGKFEGVILEADMISIGRTGEVIGDIKANNLIVSGLLDGKIDCNQVQILSEGKVIGNMKYNELIIEEDGKFEGQGIRKGSNLTSKYDEVENKINNIILSPAQQLEHERKNL; this comes from the coding sequence ATGGGAATCTTTGGTAAAGCTAATAAACGAACAGTTCAAAATGGTGCAACCGTAATAGCACAAGGTACCTGCATTATTGGAGGTATTACAACTGAAGGAAGTATCCATATTGATGGAAAATTTGAAGGTGTTATTCTTGAAGCGGATATGATTTCAATTGGAAGAACTGGTGAAGTAATTGGTGATATAAAAGCAAATAATCTAATAGTAAGTGGTCTTTTAGATGGCAAAATAGATTGTAATCAGGTTCAAATACTTTCAGAGGGTAAAGTAATTGGAAATATGAAATATAATGAATTAATTATAGAAGAAGATGGGAAATTTGAAGGTCAGGGAATTAGAAAAGGGTCAAACCTTACTAGTAAATATGATGAAGTTGAAAATAAAATCAACAATATAATATTAAGTCCTGCACAACAACTTGAACATGAACGAAAAAATTTATGA
- a CDS encoding M23 family metallopeptidase, with protein MKDRLIITISDVQGTRAFNVHQVIKKLIIIIILAVVVVIGASFWFISELNTRMDNLKEEKEKQISLKEDEIKTLVEKEKKLQAQNQFYSLQIKGKVKDIEALSSKLDHIEEMIGLKGDKEKEQITAETLRKMSPIVRMYMLTSIPSGSPLKETRVTSPFGYRIHPVTNKKKFHRGIDLKAARRTTVYATADGVVSYVQTKNDGDFGRVIKIRHNFGFETIYAHLYKVNVNTGDVIRKNQEIGLSGNSGRSTAPHLHYEVRSGLKVLDPKNFISWELGNYNSIFTEERRVQWESLVKLINEQFKMVQP; from the coding sequence ATGAAAGATAGATTAATAATAACAATCTCTGATGTACAAGGTACAAGGGCCTTTAATGTACATCAAGTAATAAAAAAACTAATAATAATTATTATTTTAGCTGTGGTAGTTGTTATTGGAGCTTCTTTTTGGTTTATTTCTGAATTAAATACTAGAATGGATAATTTAAAAGAGGAGAAAGAGAAGCAAATAAGTCTAAAAGAGGACGAGATTAAAACTCTTGTTGAAAAAGAAAAAAAACTGCAAGCTCAAAATCAGTTCTATTCTCTACAAATTAAAGGAAAAGTAAAAGATATAGAAGCTTTAAGTTCTAAATTAGATCACATAGAAGAGATGATTGGACTTAAAGGAGATAAAGAGAAAGAACAAATAACTGCTGAAACCTTAAGAAAAATGAGCCCAATTGTAAGAATGTATATGTTAACATCAATACCAAGTGGTTCCCCCTTAAAAGAGACAAGAGTTACTTCTCCCTTTGGATATAGAATACACCCTGTCACAAACAAAAAGAAATTTCATAGAGGAATAGATTTAAAAGCAGCAAGAAGAACAACTGTTTACGCAACAGCAGATGGTGTTGTAAGTTATGTTCAAACAAAAAATGATGGTGATTTTGGACGGGTAATAAAAATAAGACACAATTTTGGTTTTGAGACAATTTATGCGCATTTATATAAAGTTAATGTAAACACTGGAGATGTAATAAGGAAAAATCAAGAGATAGGACTTAGTGGAAATAGTGGTAGAAGTACTGCTCCACATCTACACTATGAAGTACGATCAGGTTTGAAAGTTTTAGACCCAAAAAATTTTATTTCTTGGGAGTTAGGAAATTATAATAGTATTTTTACAGAAGAAAGGAGAGTTCAATGGGAATCTTTGGTAAAGCTAATAAACGAACAGTTCAAAATGGTGCAACCGTAA
- the lptE gene encoding LPS assembly lipoprotein LptE, whose protein sequence is MRLSHILFFFFAVILFQGCGYKPSVDYAKDQIGNKVFVNLIISLEDPRNAAIIKDSMNEIIIHRLGSNIVTNPNEADTILDLKLNSVSMGVVQYDNQGYEKVYKAVVNILVNLNKRGVKKSFSVRGDYNFSIDAGAEISDANRFNAIRQASSKALDEVVSKIAIYSFKKED, encoded by the coding sequence ATGAGACTTAGTCATATACTTTTCTTTTTCTTTGCAGTTATTTTATTTCAAGGGTGTGGTTATAAACCTTCAGTTGATTATGCAAAAGATCAAATAGGAAATAAAGTTTTTGTAAACTTAATAATTTCATTAGAAGATCCAAGAAACGCGGCAATTATAAAAGATAGTATGAATGAGATTATAATCCATAGATTAGGCTCAAATATAGTAACTAACCCAAATGAAGCAGATACAATTTTAGATTTAAAATTAAATTCTGTATCTATGGGAGTTGTACAATATGATAATCAAGGTTATGAAAAAGTTTATAAAGCTGTTGTAAATATTCTTGTAAATCTAAATAAAAGGGGAGTAAAAAAATCATTTTCAGTTAGGGGAGATTATAATTTTTCTATTGACGCTGGAGCTGAAATTAGTGATGCAAACAGATTTAATGCTATTAGACAAGCCTCTAGTAAAGCTTTAGATGAGGTAGTTTCAAAAATTGCTATCTATTCTTTTAAAAAAGAGGATTGA
- a CDS encoding DUF6394 family protein has translation MDWGKVTYIFFSLMSLTTTAGFLYEPNAVALFLAAGVNVISTILKIGVKNLLAAELLASSLVADLHLIPAFMVLTFIGDEPMATALAIGAIVANLFSIALALIESAKSQDKDEY, from the coding sequence ATGGATTGGGGTAAGGTCACTTACATATTCTTTTCACTTATGTCTTTAACTACAACGGCAGGGTTTCTTTATGAGCCAAATGCTGTGGCGCTTTTTTTAGCTGCAGGGGTTAATGTTATATCAACTATTTTAAAAATCGGTGTTAAAAACTTACTCGCAGCAGAGTTATTAGCAAGTTCATTGGTTGCAGATTTACACCTTATTCCTGCATTTATGGTATTAACCTTTATTGGTGATGAGCCTATGGCTACAGCCCTTGCAATAGGTGCAATTGTAGCAAATCTATTCTCAATCGCATTAGCATTAATTGAGAGCGCAAAAAGTCAAGATAAGGATGAATATTAA
- a CDS encoding bifunctional folylpolyglutamate synthase/dihydrofolate synthase encodes MNIKTSSLEEILSHKTMYYDKIDFSIVKKSWQILSKFIKIPYLIHIVGTNGKGSTGRLLSHYLVKNGYKTLHYSSPHILKFNERIWINGRDSLDFELNFANKKLQHYLTTPLLEKLTYFEYTTLLSLVLSDGLDFLVFEAGLGGEFDATNVVPSQQTLVTTIDLDHQDFLGDSIEKIAKTKMRSADNKILIGYQIHNEVYSTAIKVKEELKKEFDRDIEIISVKEFDKYRLNKKFPEFINRNLALVVESLKQLNIKIDLSLFEDIKLFGRCQKIASNITIDVGHNPLAAKVLVKEFEEKKVHLIYNSYKDKDYKSVLEILKPIISKLTICKIVNKRIADENNLLEICKNLNIIVSTYDSIKADEEYLVFGSFSVVENFLKNMSVDER; translated from the coding sequence TTGAATATAAAAACATCCTCTTTGGAGGAGATTTTAAGTCATAAAACAATGTATTATGACAAAATAGATTTCTCTATTGTAAAGAAATCTTGGCAAATTCTCTCAAAGTTTATAAAAATTCCTTACCTTATTCATATTGTTGGAACAAATGGAAAAGGAAGTACAGGAAGACTTCTTTCTCACTATTTAGTTAAAAATGGATATAAAACACTACACTACAGCTCTCCACATATTTTAAAATTTAATGAACGAATTTGGATAAATGGAAGAGATAGTTTAGATTTTGAATTAAATTTTGCAAATAAAAAGCTTCAGCACTATTTGACAACGCCTCTTTTAGAAAAACTTACCTACTTTGAATATACAACTCTTTTATCTTTAGTTTTAAGTGATGGATTAGATTTTTTAGTATTTGAAGCTGGACTTGGAGGAGAATTTGATGCAACAAATGTAGTTCCAAGCCAACAAACATTGGTTACTACAATAGATTTAGACCATCAAGATTTTCTTGGAGATTCAATTGAAAAAATAGCAAAAACAAAGATGCGTTCAGCGGATAATAAAATCTTAATTGGCTATCAAATTCATAATGAAGTTTATTCTACAGCTATAAAAGTAAAAGAGGAACTAAAAAAAGAGTTTGATAGAGATATTGAGATAATTTCTGTAAAAGAGTTTGACAAATATAGATTAAATAAAAAATTTCCAGAGTTTATTAATAGAAATTTAGCTTTGGTTGTAGAGAGTTTAAAGCAGTTAAATATAAAAATAGATTTATCACTTTTTGAAGATATTAAACTATTTGGAAGATGCCAAAAAATTGCTTCAAATATAACCATTGATGTGGGACACAACCCGCTTGCAGCAAAAGTTTTAGTTAAAGAGTTTGAAGAAAAAAAAGTACATCTAATCTATAATTCATATAAAGATAAAGATTACAAATCTGTTTTAGAGATACTAAAACCTATAATTTCTAAGCTTACTATTTGCAAAATTGTGAATAAAAGAATAGCAGATGAAAATAATTTATTAGAAATTTGTAAAAATTTGAATATAATAGTATCTACTTATGATAGTATCAAGGCTGATGAAGAATATTTAGTATTTGGATCATTCTCAGTTGTAGAAAATTTTTTAAAAAATATGAGTGTAGATGAAAGATAG